The sequence ATGTCCAGAGACTCAAaaattcacaaataaaataaccaaAAGAAACCATATAAATCGTTACCGGGTTATAATTCCATAAATTCATAACTTTACATGAAGTAAATACAAGTTCTTTCCCCTTTCAGAAAAAAATACAAGTTCTTTCCAACTTCTAGGGTTTTGGCAATAAGCAGAACAACTAAAGCACGAGTTTTCATTGCATTCAGCAGAGGGAAACCTCGGGAATTAATTTATTAGATACAGATGCATCAAACACTGTCATTCTCAGCAGACACATTGTATTCTTCGTCGTCACCTTTTCGTATCTTTGCTATCTCAGCTTGAGATTTCTCCAAAATCCGCCTCTTCTGCAATTCCAAGTCTCTATGGAAGTCCATCCTCATTTTTTCGAGTTCTAGCATTCGCTCTCTCTTACCGTTCTCAATCTTTTCATATATCCCAACAAATTTTTGAATAGAATCAGCAAGACGTTTGAATGAAGAGGCACGACTCTTGATTTGTGATTTCTTAGTTTTCTTGGGGGGAACTGATTCGGCAGATATTGAATTATCTGGACTATCCCTTGTTTCATGCAAACCATTCGAGTAATTCAGATGATCTTTAAGGTGCTCTCCCGAATCCACTGCACTCAAATGTCCTGCTTTTTGTGGAATTGATGACAATAGCATATCCATCTTCTTATAACAAGCCCATTTACTGGTGGATTCCCCTGTCTCTCCCAGCTTCATTTTCTCCTTTTTGTACTTTTTCTTCAAGGTATCCAAACGGTTGCGGCACTGAGTATCCGTTCTTTCTATCTTTGACTCCTGAGACACCTTCTCAGCAACTTCTTGCCACTCTTCAGACCGGAGACTCTTTCTGCCCTGTTTGAGAAATCTCTCTCCCCAAGCATCCAGCAAGATAAAAGTCTCATGTTCGGTCCAATCTGTGAGTGGATTACGTCCACCATATGATGGTTTTGGAATCAGAGCAGC comes from Henckelia pumila isolate YLH828 chromosome 4, ASM3356847v2, whole genome shotgun sequence and encodes:
- the LOC140865228 gene encoding uncharacterized protein; its protein translation is MDDDVDTSYPSSPYGTKRQSLSLEDENSTQNVGNQFAEDGDNDDDDGGVNEDMDDEVEDKPEEDEEEEEDDDDEGKGVMRIGEDDYGDLNEDGDEDDDFGDLQRHPKKRKLKTLSNYEFAPRVQALPSAAALIPKPSYGGRNPLTDWTEHETFILLDAWGERFLKQGRKSLRSEEWQEVAEKVSQESKIERTDTQCRNRLDTLKKKYKKEKMKLGETGESTSKWACYKKMDMLLSSIPQKAGHLSAVDSGEHLKDHLNYSNGLHETRDSPDNSISAESVPPKKTKKSQIKSRASSFKRLADSIQKFVGIYEKIENGKRERMLELEKMRMDFHRDLELQKRRILEKSQAEIAKIRKGDDEEYNVSAENDSV